Sequence from the Candidatus Edwardsbacteria bacterium RifOxyA12_full_54_48 genome:
CCCTGGCGCCCTTGAGCCCCACAAAAGCCCCCACCGCGTCCACCTTGGCTTCATTGGAGTGCACCGCAACTTTGGCCCGATCGCCCGCCTCGCGGGCAACAGCCTTTATCTCCACCAGGCCCTCTTTTGTCTCCGGCACCTCCTGCATGAACAGGCGCTTGACAAAATCGGGATGGCTGCGCGACAATATCACCTGCGGCCCTTTGATGGTCTTGGCCACATCCAGGACCACCGCCCTGACGGTGCGCCCCTGCTGATATCTCTCCGAACGGATCTGCTCGGAATACGGCAGAACGGCCTCGGTGCGGTCCAGGCTGACCAGGATGTCGTCCCGGCTGATCTGCTGGACCGTCCCGGTGACGATGTCCCCCACCTTGCCGGAGAAATCCTTGAACACCTGCTCCCGCTCGGCCTCCCGCACCTTCTGGAAAAGTATCTGCTTGGTGGCCTGGATGGCCATCCGCCCGAACTCTTCGAACGGCAGGATCACCTCCACCTCATCGCCCGGCTGGGGGTCGTCGATATATTCCGCGGCATCGGCGGCGGAGATCTCCAGGACCGGATTGAGGACCTCCTCGGCCACCAGCTTCTTGGCAAAGATGCCTATCTCTCCGGTATCGTCCTCCAGCTCTACGAAGATGTTCTCCGATGTGCCGAACCGCTTTTTGCAGGCCTGCAGCAGGCCCATCTTAAGGGTTTCGATGACAAATTCCTTGCTCAGGTTTTTGCGCCTGGCGATCTCGCTCAGGGCTTCAATTACGTCTAGGTTGGACACGCTTTACTCCTTGTATGTATGTGATCCTGGTGTTATTTTTCTTACCCCCTCCCGCAGCCCACTTCGCCGAAGTATGCTATAACAGACGCCTATCTTCGGTTACGAAGGCTGAATCGGCAAGGGTTTGGGGTCAGGTCTTTTTCAATTCCACTTCCAGCCGGGCTTTTTTTATCTGGGCCAGCGGCAGCCAGACCGATGCCTGATCCTTCAGGACGATCTTGACCATTCCGTTCTGGACATCACCGATGTGCCCGATGAAGGTGTTCTGGCCGTTCAGGGGCTGGCTGATGACCACCTTGACCGGCCGGCCGGCATAGCGAAGGAAATCCTCCGCCCTCTTCAGCGGCCGGTCCAGGCCGGGGGAGGATACCTCCAGATTATAGGGCTGCGGGATGGGATCGCTGGCATCCAGCTCGGCCGAGATCCGGCGCGACAGTCCGCTGCAATCCTCCATGGAGACCCCCTGCCCGGGGCGGTCTATGAACACTCTTAGAAAATCCCCGCCGGCCTTG
This genomic interval carries:
- a CDS encoding transcription termination factor NusA, whose product is MSNLDVIEALSEIARRKNLSKEFVIETLKMGLLQACKKRFGTSENIFVELEDDTGEIGIFAKKLVAEEVLNPVLEISAADAAEYIDDPQPGDEVEVILPFEEFGRMAIQATKQILFQKVREAEREQVFKDFSGKVGDIVTGTVQQISRDDILVSLDRTEAVLPYSEQIRSERYQQGRTVRAVVLDVAKTIKGPQVILSRSHPDFVKRLFMQEVPETKEGLVEIKAVAREAGDRAKVAVHSNEAKVDAVGAFVGLKGARVQTVVRELSGEKIDIVSWSSDPALFVARALSPAKGLEAFPEPEERRVIVICPDDQYSLAIGKRGQNVRLAAKLTGWRIDVMTDSQYQERFEALAQVQIPMEELIISDKIKAKLKDAGLDTVEKVIESGEEGLTSIDGIGAKTAEKVLSAAKEAKDAQLMHFDEKNSPAKPADRPAPDQPAGGEESTPAEPGAEGTPAKAEENPAEESGSDGEKGSDNDDEQHQAGEPSERQE